From Saccharibacillus brassicae:
TGCGCGGCGCGCGCACGCGTCGGCGGCAGCATCGGCGGAGTGCTTGCGGCCGTGTCGGGCGCGGACCCGCGAGACGATCCGTTTCCGGCCGGAGCGGTCGCGCGGCGCAGCTGCGCCGCGTATTCCGCCGGCAGTTCGAAGCGCAGCTGCGGCGTATGCCCGCCGTCCTTCAGCCGCAGCCAGCCGTCCGCGTCCCAGACGACGCGCTGCAGCGCGGTCTCGCGGCCCAATAGGGCGTACGCTCCTTCGATCGGCCGGGTGCACAGATGGGCGATGACCCAGTCTCCGCCGGGCGTGCTCACGAGGCTGGCATGGCCGGCGCATTGAAGCGGCCAATCCTGCCGATCGCTCGAAGTTAGCATCGGATTGCGGGGATCGACTTCGTACGGGCCGTATAGATGCCGCGACCGGGCCACGGTCACCGAATGCCCCGCGCCGGTGCCGCCTTCGGCCGTGACGAGGTAATACCAGTCGCCGCGCCGGTACAGATGCGGCGCTTCGGTCTTGCGCAGTTCCGTGCCGGCGAAGATGCGGACGGGACGCCCGACCGCCCGGCGAAGCCCGGGATCGTACGGCTGGATCGTAATGCCGACCGATTTGTTGCTCTCCGCGATCCGGTGGTCCCACAGCACGTTCAGCAGCCATTTGCGGCCGTCTTCGTCATGGAACAGCGACGGATCGAAGCCGATCCCGTTCAGATAGGCCGGCTCGGACCACGGCCCGTCGATCGAAGGCGACGTGATGATGTAATTGCGGACGTCCTTGAACGGTCGGCGCGTGCTTTTGACATCGGTGTAGATCAGGTAGAACAGGCCGTCGGAGTAGCTGAGCTGCGGCGCCCAGATGCCGCAGTTATGCGGATTGCCGGCAAGGTCCACCTGCCGGTCCGTCAGCACGTCGGTCCGGTGGACCCAATGCGCCAGATCGTCCGACGCATAGATGCGGATACCCGGCAGCCACTCGAACGAAGACACGGCCGCGTAATACGTCCCGCCCACGCGGATCAGGCAGGGATCGGGATTGAACCCTTGAAGGACCGGGTTATCGATGAACAGCTGATCGGAGTCGTCGCTGATCCAGAGCGGACTGCTCCCGGCGCTTCCGGCGTCCTGCCTCCGCGCAGGCGGAGTTTGTGGTTCGTGTGCGCTCATAACTGATCTCTCCTTTCCGTTTTGAACGCGGCCGGCCGATCATCCCGAAGGTTCGGATATGCCGCCGGCCCGCGATCCGCTTCCCAGAACCAATCGTCCGCGAACATCGTCTCCTTGCTCCAATCCGCTGCTTCGTACGCGCCGTCCGCTTGGCTCACCGTCCACGAAGCCCGCTCCCCGGCAGCCGGCGGCGGCTGCGTCCCGTATTCCCGGTAATCCGCCGTCCGCCTGCGGTCCGGCCGGCCCCAGTCGTGCCAGCCCTCCGGATGGATATGCGCACCCATCCGGCAGCCCGCGAACACCGTGCGCGCATGTTCGCGCCACGGCCGGCCGAGATAGACCGAGCCGGCCGGCACGCCGGGTTCGGCGGTCAGGACGCAGTCCGCAAACAGATAACCGGCGCCTCCGCTTTGCGGCGTCGAAGCCGCCGTCACGTATCCGCCGCGTTCGCCGCCGGACGCCCCGTCAGACAGGCCGCCGGACGCGCCGCCCGCCCGCGCAAGGCTGCGCAGTTCGCAGCGTTCGAAACAGGCTTCGGCGCCGCCGAAAATATAATCGACCGTGCCTTCGATCCGGCAGTGCGTGTACAGCTGGCGGTAGCGTGCGTGATGCTCGCGGATCGGAACGCCTCCGAACGACTTCCGCTCCTGGGGCGCAGGCGGAAGCGGGCCGGTGAACAGCGTATCCTGGTGCCCCCTGAACGTGCAGCAGCGGAAGACCGCCCGGTCGCAGTGCGCCGTCAGCGCGATTGCCTGTCCGACCTGTTCGCCCGGTCCCGCCGTATTGGACACGGTCACGTTCTCCAGCCGCAGCCCGCTTCCGCCGAGAAACAGCGTCGGCGTCGCGAATGTGCCGATCTCTTCCCCATCGCCGCCCCGTTCGCGGGCATGCCGATCCATGACAAGCTCGACGTGTCCGATCCCGACGATCGACAGCTCCGAGCGGTAGACGACAACCTGCTCCCGGTAGACGCCCGGCAGCACGTAAATCGCGGCCGGCGCTCCCGAATTGTCCCGCTCCGACGCATCGACCGCCGCCTGAATCGTCGCGTATTCGCACAGAGGCTCGCGCCCGACCCACAGCTCTATCGGCTGCTCCTTCCTCTTCACAGATGCTCCCGCAAAAAGTCCAGCCACGTCTCGCGCATGTCTGCCGTCTCCGCGTGTCCGCCGCTTGTGGCAACGGAGCGCCAAGCTTCCGGACGTCCGGCTTCGGCATAGGCGGCGCGCAGTCCTTCGTCCAGCCGCCGCACGCCTTCGGGCGGGCAGAGCCGATCGTGCGAGCCGGTCAGGCTGATCCGCGGACGCGGCGCGATCCGCCGCTGGATGTCGAGCGTCTCGAACGATTTGAGCAGCCCGGGCACGTACGAATAGAAACCGTGATGGTCCAGACCGCGCCGCTCGATCAGCGCCCGGGCTTCGACCTGTCCGCACAGGTCGACGGTGACGCCGATCCGCTTGTCGAGCGCGGCCGACCACCAGGCCATCAGCCCGCCCATCGACAAGCCCGCCGTCGCCACCCGCGCGGCATCGATATCCGGCCGCCCGCACAAATAATCGAGAAATTTGAGATTGTCATGCAGCATCATGCCCCAAAGCACTTGTCCGTTCCAGAGCATCTCCTTGAACGTCTCGCTCTCCGATCGGCCGCTGCGCTCGCCGAAGTTCCACATATCGATGCAGCCGACGGCATAGCCGAGGCCGGTCA
This genomic window contains:
- a CDS encoding glycoside hydrolase family 43 protein gives rise to the protein MFIDNPVLQGFNPDPCLIRVGGTYYAAVSSFEWLPGIRIYASDDLAHWVHRTDVLTDRQVDLAGNPHNCGIWAPQLSYSDGLFYLIYTDVKSTRRPFKDVRNYIITSPSIDGPWSEPAYLNGIGFDPSLFHDEDGRKWLLNVLWDHRIAESNKSVGITIQPYDPGLRRAVGRPVRIFAGTELRKTEAPHLYRRGDWYYLVTAEGGTGAGHSVTVARSRHLYGPYEVDPRNPMLTSSDRQDWPLQCAGHASLVSTPGGDWVIAHLCTRPIEGAYALLGRETALQRVVWDADGWLRLKDGGHTPQLRFELPAEYAAQLRRATAPAGNGSSRGSAPDTAASTPPMLPPTRARAAHLFADEFDGPALQSNWNSPRLMPGGAWCSLDARPGHLRLTAGESPQSLFRHHLLAVRQTDIAFRAETELEYRPESFLQMAGLMLYLCESRYLYAFVSHDEEQGRVLSIMRAEEDHFELEPPIPIAADGAIGLAVEVDGVRAAFRYRTDPDSEWRNIGGSYSIGFLSGGFTGSFVGIGVHDMEKLHGSHADFAYFRYVGRN
- a CDS encoding pectinesterase family protein → MWVGREPLCEYATIQAAVDASERDNSGAPAAIYVLPGVYREQVVVYRSELSIVGIGHVELVMDRHARERGGDGEEIGTFATPTLFLGGSGLRLENVTVSNTAGPGEQVGQAIALTAHCDRAVFRCCTFRGHQDTLFTGPLPPAPQERKSFGGVPIREHHARYRQLYTHCRIEGTVDYIFGGAEACFERCELRSLARAGGASGGLSDGASGGERGGYVTAASTPQSGGAGYLFADCVLTAEPGVPAGSVYLGRPWREHARTVFAGCRMGAHIHPEGWHDWGRPDRRRTADYREYGTQPPPAAGERASWTVSQADGAYEAADWSKETMFADDWFWEADRGPAAYPNLRDDRPAAFKTERRDQL
- a CDS encoding dienelactone hydrolase family protein; this encodes MRNDPLWDCLGDLPEDRPVRARLVRRGESDGYRLELWMLELNGFEEVPAYVALPAAGNGPYPLVLFNHSHGGLYEQGKRELVRSSAYLQPQSVAQALTGLGYAVGCIDMWNFGERSGRSESETFKEMLWNGQVLWGMMLHDNLKFLDYLCGRPDIDAARVATAGLSMGGLMAWWSAALDKRIGVTVDLCGQVEARALIERRGLDHHGFYSYVPGLLKSFETLDIQRRIAPRPRISLTGSHDRLCPPEGVRRLDEGLRAAYAEAGRPEAWRSVATSGGHAETADMRETWLDFLREHL